A single region of the Raphanus sativus cultivar WK10039 chromosome 1, ASM80110v3, whole genome shotgun sequence genome encodes:
- the LOC108848358 gene encoding LOW QUALITY PROTEIN: agamous-like MADS-box protein AGL97 (The sequence of the model RefSeq protein was modified relative to this genomic sequence to represent the inferred CDS: substituted 1 base at 1 genomic stop codon), with protein MVKKGGTKRKPVMTKITDXASRATTFTKRRDGLYSKAAQLCVITDAQIAILATPSSSNSNVPFFSFGHSSVESVVSAYLSGQRLAPVSTCDNTKATREDLGICMARKDLGLGFWWDDEKLVNSNDPEELMEAMESMKVLYSRLKELEDQTLTTTTTIDDEDMVEISPESDEWSEMDLHKLLQDCDCEEEDQKLPPLVSNSDKEEEEDQNVSVKTCNNNNSVSSLPAAAEKSLEEATMALDFDSIFEGLMSYDDVDLLWSDDLLFM; from the exons ATGGTGAAGAAGGGAGGTACGAAGAGGAAGCCTGTGATGACGAAGATCACTGACTAAGCTTCGCGTGCTACTACTTTCACGAAACGCAGAGACGGTCTCTACAGCAAAGCGGCTCAGCTTTGTGTAATCACCGACGCTCAAATCGCAATCTTAGCGACACCATCTTCTTCAAACTCCAACGTTCCTTTCTTCTCGTTTGGTCACTCCTCCGTTGAGTCCGTGGTCTCCGCTTATCTCTCCGGACAGAGACTTGCTCCTGTTTCAACGTGTGATAATACCAAAGCGACAAGAGAAGACCTAGGTATCTGTATGGCTCGCAAGGACCTAGGGTTAGGGTTTTGGTGGGACGATGAGAAGCTCGTCAACTCGAATGATCCGGAAGAGCTTATGGAAGCGATGGAATCTATGAAAGTACTATACAGCCGTCTCAAGGAATTGGAAGATCAAAccctaacaacaacaacaacgatcGACGATGAGGACATGGTTGAGATTTCACCTGAGTCGGATGAATGGAGCGAGATGGATCTTCATAAACTCCTCCAAGATTGTGATTGTGAAGAAGAGGATCAGA AGCTGCCACCTCTTGTTAGCAACAgtgacaaagaagaagaagaggatcaGAACGTATCTGTCAAaacctgcaacaacaacaactctgTATCATCATTACCAGCTGCAGCTGAAAAAAGCTTGGAAGAAGCGACGATGGCTCTTGATTTCGATAGTATTTTTGAAGGTCTGATGTCCTATGATGATGTGGATCTCCTCTGGTCTGATGACTTATTGTTCATGTAA